One window of Futiania mangrovi genomic DNA carries:
- a CDS encoding efflux RND transporter periplasmic adaptor subunit, whose protein sequence is MRLLKPVLLILALLAAAGAAWLYTQRPMAVATQPVTRGDAAEIVYATGVVEPVTWSKVTPLVRERIVSVCDCEGREVEAGDELARLDDSEAQATLEELTARSLLARQEVERYRNLAARNVTSRQDLERAESELTQVEAAIAGQRARLDNYVLRAPLDGVVLRQDGEVGEIAEPGDVLFWVGQLRPLQVVADVNEEDIPRIRPGQRTLLSSDAFPGRALDATVESITPKGDPVTKTYRVRFALPAETPLMIGMTVDVNVVVGTSEDTPLVPAAAVDGGAVFVVEDGRALRRSFTPGIRGTQQVEALEGLAPGARVIVPYPDGLADGARVRERE, encoded by the coding sequence TTGCGTCTGCTCAAGCCCGTCCTGCTGATCCTCGCCCTGCTCGCAGCCGCGGGCGCGGCGTGGCTCTACACCCAGCGCCCGATGGCGGTCGCGACGCAGCCCGTGACGCGGGGCGACGCCGCCGAGATCGTCTATGCGACCGGCGTGGTGGAACCCGTAACATGGTCCAAGGTGACGCCGCTCGTGCGCGAGCGGATCGTGTCCGTTTGCGACTGCGAGGGCCGCGAGGTCGAGGCCGGCGACGAGCTTGCCCGCCTTGACGACAGCGAGGCGCAGGCCACGCTGGAGGAACTGACCGCCCGCAGCCTGCTCGCCCGCCAGGAGGTCGAGCGCTACCGCAACCTCGCCGCCCGCAACGTTACCTCCCGCCAGGACCTCGAGCGGGCGGAGAGCGAACTGACCCAGGTCGAGGCCGCCATCGCCGGTCAGCGCGCGCGGCTCGACAACTATGTCCTGCGCGCGCCCCTCGACGGCGTCGTCCTGCGCCAGGACGGCGAGGTCGGCGAGATCGCGGAGCCCGGCGACGTGCTCTTCTGGGTGGGGCAACTCCGTCCTCTTCAGGTCGTCGCCGACGTCAACGAGGAGGACATTCCCCGCATCCGTCCCGGCCAGCGCACGCTGCTCAGCTCCGACGCCTTCCCCGGCCGCGCGCTCGACGCCACGGTCGAGAGCATCACGCCCAAGGGCGACCCGGTGACAAAGACCTACCGCGTCCGCTTCGCCCTGCCCGCGGAAACGCCCCTTATGATCGGCATGACGGTCGACGTGAACGTGGTCGTCGGCACCTCGGAGGATACGCCGCTGGTGCCCGCCGCCGCCGTGGACGGTGGCGCCGTGTTCGTGGTGGAAGACGGCCGCGCCCTCCGACGCAGCTTCACGCCGGGCATCCGGGGTACGCAGCAGGTCGAGGCGCTGGAGGGGCTTGCGCCCGGCGCGCGCGTGATCGTGCCCTACCCGGACGGGCTCGCCGACGGCGCCCGCGTACGCGAGCGGGAGTAA
- a CDS encoding MFS transporter, with amino-acid sequence MAGIAALAVAYVFSQFYRSFLAVLTPALTTELGATSADLSMASGAWFAAFALMQFIVGVSLDRFGPRRTAAVLLGVAGGGGAFIFAAATQPWMITLGMVLIGIGCSPVLMASFFVFARTFRPARFAVLASWFMAIGMAGNVIGSSPLAIAAEALGWRAVMGGLGALTVLSALAVHALLRDPPQTEADRADNTGFKGYLELIRMPVLWPIIPLVAVHYAPSAGIRGLWTGPYLADVHGAGTLLIGDVTLWMALSMVAGSFLYGPLDTLLKTRKWVIFGGTGLGLAAMAVLALSPEIALTPATVLLIVIGVSGAGYGVAMAHARAFFPAQLTGRGVTLMNFFSIGGVGLMQFLTGAVVSSREAAGSVEAYGALFGFYAIVVASALAIYLFARDARPE; translated from the coding sequence ATGGCCGGGATCGCCGCGCTCGCCGTCGCCTATGTCTTCTCGCAGTTCTACCGCTCTTTCCTGGCGGTGCTGACGCCTGCGCTGACGACCGAGCTTGGCGCGACGAGCGCCGACCTGTCGATGGCGTCGGGCGCCTGGTTCGCGGCCTTCGCCCTGATGCAGTTCATCGTCGGCGTCTCGCTCGACCGGTTCGGGCCGCGCAGGACGGCGGCGGTCTTGCTGGGCGTGGCGGGCGGGGGCGGCGCGTTCATCTTCGCCGCAGCGACCCAGCCGTGGATGATCACGCTCGGCATGGTGCTGATCGGGATCGGCTGTTCGCCGGTGCTGATGGCGTCGTTCTTCGTCTTTGCGCGGACGTTCAGGCCGGCACGCTTCGCGGTGCTCGCCTCCTGGTTCATGGCGATCGGCATGGCGGGGAACGTTATCGGGTCCTCCCCGCTCGCCATCGCGGCCGAGGCGCTGGGCTGGCGCGCGGTGATGGGCGGGCTCGGCGCGCTGACGGTGCTGTCGGCGCTGGCAGTGCACGCCCTGCTGCGCGACCCGCCGCAGACCGAGGCGGACCGTGCGGACAACACGGGCTTCAAGGGATATCTCGAGCTGATCCGGATGCCGGTGCTGTGGCCGATCATCCCGCTGGTCGCGGTGCACTACGCGCCATCGGCGGGTATCCGCGGCCTGTGGACGGGACCCTATCTCGCCGACGTCCACGGGGCGGGCACGCTGCTGATCGGCGACGTGACGCTGTGGATGGCGCTGTCGATGGTGGCGGGCAGCTTCCTCTACGGCCCGCTCGACACGCTGCTGAAGACCCGCAAATGGGTGATATTCGGCGGAACGGGGCTGGGGCTTGCGGCGATGGCGGTGCTGGCGCTCTCGCCCGAGATCGCGCTGACGCCCGCCACGGTGCTGCTGATCGTGATCGGGGTGTCGGGCGCGGGCTACGGCGTCGCCATGGCGCACGCACGCGCGTTCTTCCCGGCGCAGCTGACCGGCCGGGGGGTAACGCTGATGAATTTCTTCTCGATCGGCGGGGTGGGGCTGATGCAGTTCCTGACGGGCGCGGTCGTCTCCTCGCGCGAGGCGGCGGGCTCGGTGGAGGCCTATGGCGCGCTGTTCGGGTTCTACGCGATCGTGGTCGCTTCGGCGCTCGCGATCTATCTGTTCGCGCGCGACGCGCGGCCCGAGTAG
- a CDS encoding LysE family translocator, with product MALSTLFALLVFAFVSSITPGPNNFMLLASGVNFGFRRTVPHMLGIATGFCSLLLGVGFGLGALLKTNPELHLALKIAGGSYLLYLAWRIAMSRQMGRGGAANARPMTLLEAAAFQWVNPKAWVMAVTAMALYTSPEAPFASVLMVAGAFTLTNLPSVSVWAGFGVALRGWLADPVRLKWFNIAMGVALALTLVPMLG from the coding sequence ATGGCGCTGTCGACCCTGTTCGCGCTGCTGGTGTTCGCATTCGTCTCCTCGATCACGCCGGGGCCGAACAATTTCATGCTGCTCGCCTCGGGCGTGAACTTCGGCTTCCGGCGCACGGTCCCGCACATGCTGGGGATCGCGACGGGCTTCTGCTCGCTGCTGCTGGGCGTGGGGTTCGGGCTTGGTGCGCTGCTCAAGACCAATCCGGAGCTGCATCTCGCGCTGAAGATCGCGGGCGGGAGCTATTTGCTCTACCTTGCCTGGCGGATCGCCATGAGCCGCCAGATGGGCCGGGGCGGGGCGGCGAACGCGCGGCCCATGACGCTGCTTGAGGCCGCGGCCTTCCAGTGGGTGAATCCGAAGGCCTGGGTGATGGCGGTGACCGCGATGGCGCTCTACACGAGCCCGGAGGCGCCGTTCGCGTCGGTGCTGATGGTGGCGGGCGCCTTCACGCTGACGAACCTGCCGAGTGTGTCGGTCTGGGCGGGGTTCGGGGTCGCGCTGCGCGGCTGGCTCGCCGATCCCGTCCGGCTCAAATGGTTCAACATCGCGATGGGGGTGGCGCTGGCCCTCACTCTGGTGCCGATGCTGGGCTAG
- a CDS encoding ABC transporter substrate-binding protein produces MRKLAIAAAAAAALAAGGVHAQTRGVTDTEVRVGGAHDMSGIFAGFSVPAVKAAQLYFDELNAKGGVHGRQIRYIVEDHGYQVPKAVQAVNKLVNRDEVFAMLLSLGTPHNIAAFNVLDPLGIPNISPLTAARQMLQDPIENKFTGLSSYYDGIRAAAGYLMEKNGRKTVCSMYIPSDFGEEIHSATVDEAQARGLTFKAETQHRPDETDFTGAIGKLKAEGCDLVSIALGLRATITAVGTAKKMGWTDADFLVSSAGFHTAVAKVPGGVTEGLYAGAGWQDLEARLSNPAVADWVAKWKAATGEDLPGTGALLGRTAAEVFVRALEAAGPDLTLDGFKKAMSTLKYEEEIGGYTVDYTDGSHIGSSDIYISQVQNGSWALIGEVQAK; encoded by the coding sequence ATGAGGAAACTTGCCATCGCAGCCGCGGCCGCCGCCGCGCTCGCAGCCGGGGGCGTCCATGCGCAGACCCGCGGCGTCACCGACACAGAGGTGCGCGTCGGCGGCGCGCACGACATGTCGGGCATCTTCGCGGGCTTCTCCGTGCCCGCGGTGAAGGCCGCCCAGCTCTATTTCGACGAGTTGAACGCCAAGGGCGGCGTGCACGGCCGCCAGATCCGCTACATCGTGGAGGATCACGGCTACCAGGTGCCCAAGGCGGTGCAGGCGGTCAACAAGCTCGTCAATCGCGACGAGGTGTTCGCCATGCTGCTGAGCCTCGGGACGCCGCACAACATCGCCGCCTTCAACGTGCTCGACCCGCTCGGCATCCCGAACATCAGCCCTCTGACCGCGGCGCGCCAGATGCTGCAGGACCCGATCGAGAACAAGTTCACCGGCCTGTCGAGCTACTATGACGGCATCCGCGCCGCCGCCGGCTACCTGATGGAGAAGAACGGCCGCAAGACCGTCTGCTCCATGTACATCCCCTCCGACTTCGGCGAGGAGATCCATTCGGCGACCGTGGACGAGGCACAAGCGCGCGGCCTCACCTTCAAGGCCGAGACGCAGCACCGCCCGGACGAGACCGACTTCACCGGCGCCATCGGCAAGCTGAAGGCGGAGGGCTGCGACCTCGTCTCCATCGCGCTCGGCCTGCGCGCCACGATCACGGCGGTCGGCACGGCGAAGAAGATGGGCTGGACCGACGCGGACTTCCTCGTCTCCTCGGCCGGTTTCCACACCGCCGTCGCCAAGGTGCCGGGCGGCGTGACCGAAGGGCTCTACGCCGGCGCCGGCTGGCAGGACCTCGAGGCGCGCCTCTCCAACCCCGCTGTCGCCGACTGGGTCGCCAAGTGGAAGGCCGCGACGGGCGAGGACCTGCCGGGCACGGGCGCGCTGCTCGGCCGCACCGCGGCGGAAGTGTTCGTCCGCGCGCTGGAGGCCGCGGGCCCCGACCTCACCCTCGACGGCTTCAAGAAGGCCATGAGCACGCTGAAGTACGAGGAGGAGATCGGCGGCTACACGGTCGACTACACCGACGGCAGCCACATCGGCAGCAGCGACATCTACATCAGCCAGGTGCAGAACGGCTCCTGGGCGCTGATCGGCGAGGTTCAGGCCAAGTGA
- a CDS encoding AMP-dependent synthetase/ligase: MTVTAGNTSAPIVLDGCDTPVALWAKRCKAFGARVCHREKDLGIWQSFTWTDYFEQARRIGMGLIALGLQRGEAVSILSEDRKEWLYCDYGIAAVGGIPSGVYTTDSAQQLAYLVNDSGSTFLFLENDEQLDKYLEIRASVPTLRKVIVFDAKGLRDFHDDKVIFLDRLYELGDEAVTAHPDRFEEEIAKAKPEDVRMLIYTSGTTGPPKGAMISHLNVMYQITAGLEILETRPGDEQLCFLPLCHILERLVSTEFQVAVGTTINFAESPETVFENLQEVSPHVFTGVPRVWEKMYSRISIMRSEATAFGRWAFDRALAAGAARLAAVERGARVPPHVALNHLAWDLLVLRNLRRMLGLDRCRRGTTGAAPISPELLRWFGALGVPLVEGYGMTESSGVVSVNTPARNAIGTVGPALPRSEVRIAETGEVLVRGANVFPGYWNKPDKTAETIDAEGWLHTGDVGRLDASGNLTITGRLKDIIITAGGKNITPAEIESRLKFSPYVSDAVVIGDRRKYLTALVMIDQENVEKFAQDNRIPFTDFASLCAAPQVVDLIDCVVRAVNRDFAQVEQIKKFRLIDVLLTAEDDELTPTMKLKRGFVENKHKALIDSMYAET, translated from the coding sequence ATGACCGTGACGGCCGGCAACACCTCCGCCCCCATCGTGCTCGACGGCTGCGACACGCCCGTCGCGCTGTGGGCGAAGCGCTGCAAAGCCTTCGGGGCGCGCGTCTGCCACCGGGAGAAGGACCTCGGCATCTGGCAGAGCTTCACCTGGACCGATTATTTCGAGCAAGCCCGCCGCATCGGCATGGGGCTGATCGCGCTCGGCCTGCAGCGCGGCGAGGCGGTCTCGATCCTGTCGGAAGACCGCAAGGAATGGCTCTATTGCGACTACGGGATCGCTGCGGTCGGCGGCATCCCGAGCGGGGTCTACACCACCGACAGCGCGCAGCAGCTTGCCTACCTCGTCAACGACAGCGGCTCGACCTTCCTGTTCCTCGAGAACGACGAGCAACTCGACAAGTACCTGGAAATCCGCGCCTCCGTCCCCACCCTGCGCAAGGTGATCGTGTTCGACGCCAAGGGCCTGCGCGATTTCCACGACGACAAGGTGATCTTCCTCGACCGCCTCTACGAACTGGGCGACGAGGCCGTGACCGCCCACCCCGACCGTTTCGAGGAGGAGATCGCAAAGGCGAAGCCCGAAGACGTGCGCATGCTGATCTACACCTCCGGCACCACGGGGCCGCCGAAGGGCGCGATGATCAGCCACCTGAACGTCATGTACCAGATCACGGCGGGGCTGGAGATCCTCGAGACGCGGCCCGGAGACGAGCAGCTCTGCTTCCTGCCGCTGTGTCACATTCTCGAACGGCTGGTCTCGACCGAGTTCCAGGTGGCCGTCGGCACGACGATCAATTTCGCCGAGAGCCCGGAGACCGTGTTCGAGAACCTGCAGGAGGTGAGCCCGCACGTCTTCACTGGCGTGCCGCGGGTGTGGGAGAAGATGTATTCCCGCATCTCCATCATGCGCTCCGAAGCCACCGCCTTCGGACGCTGGGCGTTCGACCGGGCGCTGGCGGCGGGCGCGGCCCGCCTCGCCGCGGTCGAGCGGGGGGCGCGCGTGCCCCCGCACGTCGCGCTCAACCATCTCGCCTGGGACCTGCTGGTGCTGCGCAATCTGCGCCGGATGCTGGGCCTCGACCGCTGCCGGCGCGGCACGACCGGGGCCGCGCCCATCTCGCCCGAGCTGTTGCGCTGGTTCGGCGCGCTGGGCGTGCCGCTGGTCGAAGGGTACGGCATGACCGAAAGCTCAGGCGTCGTCAGCGTCAACACGCCCGCGCGCAATGCCATCGGCACGGTCGGCCCGGCGCTGCCGCGCAGCGAGGTGCGCATCGCGGAGACGGGCGAGGTGCTGGTGCGCGGCGCCAACGTCTTCCCCGGCTACTGGAACAAGCCCGACAAGACGGCTGAGACGATCGACGCCGAGGGGTGGCTGCACACCGGCGACGTGGGCCGTCTCGACGCCTCCGGCAACCTGACGATCACCGGGCGGCTCAAGGACATCATCATCACCGCGGGCGGCAAGAACATCACCCCGGCGGAGATCGAGAGCCGCCTGAAGTTCTCGCCCTACGTCTCCGACGCCGTGGTCATCGGCGACCGGCGCAAGTACCTGACCGCGCTCGTCATGATCGACCAGGAGAACGTGGAGAAGTTCGCGCAGGACAACCGCATCCCCTTCACCGACTTCGCCTCGCTGTGCGCCGCGCCGCAGGTCGTCGACCTGATCGACTGCGTCGTGCGCGCGGTGAACCGCGACTTCGCGCAGGTCGAGCAGATCAAGAAGTTCCGGCTCATTGACGTCCTGCTGACCGCCGAGGACGATGAGCTGACGCCCACCATGAAGCTGAAGCGCGGCTTCGTGGAGAACAAGCACAAGGCGCTGATCGACAGCATGTACGCGGAGACCTGA
- a CDS encoding ABC transporter ATP-binding protein produces the protein MSEAVLDVRNVETFYGAIMALRGVSLSVHRGRIVTILGANGAGKTTLMKTVSGALDPEKGTVAFLGEEVQGMEPDQLVRRGMAHVPEGREVFPFLTVEENLTLGAFTRSDRAAIAADREMVYGYFPILKERRAQIAGTLSGGQQQMLAIGRGLMARPKLMLLDEPSLGLSPLLVQEIFAIIRRLNEEQGVTMLIVEQNAQVALTTAHFGYVLETGRIVMAGDAARLLASEDIQEFYLGQHGGGDDRGGRRWKRRKTWR, from the coding sequence ATGAGCGAGGCCGTCCTCGACGTCCGCAATGTCGAGACGTTCTACGGCGCGATCATGGCGCTGCGGGGCGTCAGCCTCTCGGTCCACCGGGGCCGGATCGTCACGATCCTCGGCGCGAACGGGGCGGGCAAGACGACGCTGATGAAGACCGTCTCCGGCGCGCTGGACCCGGAGAAGGGCACCGTCGCCTTCCTCGGCGAGGAGGTACAGGGGATGGAGCCCGATCAGCTCGTCCGCCGCGGCATGGCGCACGTGCCGGAGGGGCGCGAGGTGTTCCCCTTCCTCACGGTGGAGGAGAACCTGACGCTCGGCGCCTTCACCCGCTCCGACCGCGCGGCCATCGCCGCCGACCGGGAGATGGTCTACGGCTATTTCCCGATCCTGAAGGAACGGCGTGCGCAGATCGCGGGCACGCTGTCGGGCGGGCAGCAGCAGATGCTGGCGATCGGGCGCGGCCTGATGGCCAGGCCGAAGCTGATGCTGCTCGACGAGCCCTCGCTCGGCCTCTCGCCGCTGCTTGTGCAGGAGATCTTCGCCATCATCCGCCGCCTCAACGAGGAGCAGGGCGTGACCATGCTGATCGTGGAGCAGAACGCGCAGGTGGCGCTGACCACCGCGCACTTCGGCTATGTGCTGGAGACGGGCCGCATCGTCATGGCGGGCGACGCCGCCCGGCTTCTCGCATCGGAGGACATCCAGGAATTCTACCTCGGGCAGCACGGCGGCGGGGACGACCGCGGCGGACGGCGCTGGAAGCGCCGCAAGACCTGGCGCTAG
- a CDS encoding ABC transporter ATP-binding protein: MSLLQVRDLAVHFGGVKAVDGVSFDVEAGEVFTIVGPNGAGKSTIFNLISRFYEPSAGRIVFDGRDITRLQAHEIAPLGIARTFQNIELFDHSTVLANLLVGRHTARRTAWWQDVLFLPAVRRAEVEDRRIVEEVIDFLELQPYRNKLIAGLPYGVRKVVEIARALALRPKLILLDEPASGLSVEETQDMAFWIEDMQKDMGLTVLMVEHDMNLVSRVSTRVLAMANGQPLALGTPAEVQKDPAVIEAYLGTGHAGKGQTGKGQTGGEAHA, from the coding sequence ATGAGCCTGCTCCAAGTGCGCGATCTCGCCGTGCACTTCGGCGGGGTGAAGGCGGTCGACGGTGTCTCCTTCGACGTCGAGGCGGGCGAGGTCTTCACCATCGTCGGCCCGAACGGGGCGGGAAAGTCCACCATCTTCAACCTGATCTCGCGCTTCTACGAGCCGAGCGCGGGCCGCATCGTGTTCGACGGGCGCGACATCACGCGGCTTCAGGCGCACGAGATCGCGCCCCTGGGCATCGCGCGGACCTTCCAGAACATCGAGCTTTTCGACCATTCGACCGTGCTCGCGAACCTGCTGGTGGGGCGGCACACGGCGCGGCGCACGGCCTGGTGGCAGGACGTGCTGTTCCTGCCCGCGGTCCGGCGCGCGGAGGTCGAGGACCGCCGCATCGTGGAGGAGGTGATCGACTTCCTCGAGCTGCAGCCCTATCGCAACAAGCTGATCGCCGGCCTGCCCTATGGCGTGCGCAAGGTCGTGGAGATCGCGCGCGCGCTGGCGCTGCGCCCCAAGCTGATCCTGCTGGACGAGCCCGCCTCCGGCCTCTCGGTCGAGGAGACGCAGGACATGGCCTTCTGGATCGAGGACATGCAGAAGGACATGGGCCTCACGGTCCTGATGGTCGAGCATGACATGAACCTCGTCTCGCGCGTCTCGACCCGCGTGCTCGCCATGGCGAACGGCCAGCCGCTGGCGCTGGGGACGCCGGCGGAGGTGCAGAAGGACCCCGCGGTGATCGAGGCCTATCTCGGTACCGGCCATGCGGGCAAGGGACAGACGGGCAAGGGACAGACGGGCGGGGAGGCGCACGCATGA
- a CDS encoding branched-chain amino acid ABC transporter permease, translating into MKVLFKDSYLTDIRLFEDRAAMLRYAALLALMVALPWLLGTYYLGEVTAILIWSVAGMGLMILAGHTGQVSLGHAAFLAIGAFSNIAYMEAGIPFLAALPLSALTTGVIGALVAMPILRMSGIYLAIATLALSVIVEDIAIMLEPITGGVIGVSAPAIDLFGMKIDRYGTAEAFYYLCLAVTVVVTLGYVNVMRSPTGRSFLAVRDSEISARALGVNVARTKTLAFGLSCAMTGIAGALYAHFVQFVNYESFLILISITLVLQVVIGGLGFIQGAFLGAIVVGLLPQAISILNDVLSTRGILDLSAYPGLDTALFAALIVLFMIYEPRGIYGRWLKIRTWFQIFPLYRKDMFRRQKSYLKTERMR; encoded by the coding sequence ATGAAGGTGCTCTTCAAGGACAGCTACCTGACCGACATCCGGCTTTTCGAGGACCGGGCCGCCATGCTGCGCTACGCCGCGCTTCTGGCGCTCATGGTCGCGCTGCCCTGGCTCCTCGGCACCTATTACCTGGGCGAGGTCACGGCCATCCTGATCTGGTCGGTCGCGGGCATGGGCCTGATGATCCTCGCGGGGCACACGGGGCAGGTGAGCCTCGGCCACGCGGCCTTCCTCGCCATCGGCGCCTTCTCCAACATCGCCTACATGGAGGCGGGCATCCCCTTCCTCGCGGCGCTGCCCCTGTCGGCGCTGACAACGGGCGTCATCGGCGCGCTGGTCGCCATGCCGATCCTGCGCATGAGCGGCATCTACCTTGCCATCGCCACGCTGGCCTTGAGCGTGATCGTCGAGGACATCGCGATCATGCTGGAGCCCATCACCGGCGGTGTGATCGGCGTCTCCGCCCCCGCCATCGACCTTTTCGGCATGAAGATCGACCGCTACGGCACGGCGGAGGCCTTCTACTACCTCTGCCTTGCGGTCACGGTCGTGGTGACGCTCGGCTATGTGAACGTGATGCGCTCTCCCACCGGCCGGTCCTTCCTCGCCGTCCGGGATTCGGAGATTTCGGCGCGCGCGCTGGGCGTGAACGTGGCGCGGACGAAGACGCTCGCCTTCGGGCTGTCCTGCGCCATGACCGGGATCGCGGGTGCGCTCTACGCCCATTTCGTGCAGTTCGTGAACTATGAAAGCTTCCTGATCCTGATCTCGATCACGCTGGTGCTGCAGGTGGTGATCGGCGGGCTGGGCTTCATCCAGGGCGCGTTCCTGGGCGCCATCGTGGTCGGGCTGCTGCCGCAGGCGATCTCGATCCTCAACGACGTGCTGAGCACGCGCGGCATCCTCGACCTTTCCGCCTATCCCGGCCTCGACACCGCGCTCTTCGCGGCGCTGATCGTGCTGTTCATGATCTACGAGCCGCGCGGCATCTACGGGCGCTGGCTGAAGATCAGGACCTGGTTCCAGATCTTCCCGCTCTACCGCAAGGACATGTTCCGCCGCCAGAAGTCCTACCTGAAGACGGAGCGGATGCGATGA
- a CDS encoding branched-chain amino acid ABC transporter permease, whose amino-acid sequence MEVLQLLVGGISNGCIYGLVALGFVLIYKASEAVNFAQGDFMMLGAFLAISFVNAEGADLPFLLGIVCAGAVMGVFGYLLDRFVLRGIFGQPQFAMVILTIALGFVLRFVAGVIWGHDPVSLQTSFAGQQVEVAGVIIAWADVWTIAATMLLTGVLWLFFARTKLGVAMQASSQNQMAAYYMGIPVKTVNSVVWGLSGVVSAVAGAMFAAKGAIDPSVGLLGIKAFAAAVIGGFGSLPGALLGGLLIGIVEPFAARFAPAGTAQVAPYAIMLVVLITRPHGLFAQVRQKKV is encoded by the coding sequence ATGGAAGTGCTGCAGCTCCTCGTGGGCGGCATTTCGAATGGGTGTATCTATGGGCTCGTGGCCCTCGGCTTCGTCCTGATCTACAAGGCGAGCGAGGCGGTCAATTTTGCCCAGGGCGACTTCATGATGCTGGGCGCTTTCCTCGCCATAAGCTTCGTGAACGCCGAGGGCGCGGATTTGCCCTTCCTCCTAGGCATCGTGTGCGCCGGCGCGGTGATGGGCGTGTTCGGCTATCTGCTCGACCGCTTCGTGCTGCGCGGCATCTTCGGCCAGCCGCAGTTCGCCATGGTCATCCTCACCATCGCGCTGGGCTTCGTGCTGCGCTTCGTGGCGGGCGTGATCTGGGGGCACGATCCCGTCTCGCTGCAAACCTCCTTCGCGGGCCAGCAGGTCGAGGTGGCGGGCGTCATCATCGCCTGGGCCGACGTGTGGACAATCGCCGCGACCATGCTGCTGACCGGCGTGCTCTGGCTCTTCTTCGCGCGCACCAAGCTGGGCGTCGCCATGCAGGCGTCCTCGCAGAACCAGATGGCGGCCTATTACATGGGCATCCCGGTCAAGACCGTGAACTCGGTCGTGTGGGGCCTGTCGGGCGTCGTCTCGGCGGTGGCGGGCGCGATGTTCGCGGCCAAGGGCGCCATCGACCCCTCGGTCGGCCTGCTCGGCATCAAGGCGTTCGCGGCGGCCGTGATCGGCGGCTTCGGCAGCCTGCCGGGCGCGCTGCTGGGCGGGCTGCTGATTGGCATCGTGGAGCCGTTCGCCGCCCGCTTCGCGCCCGCGGGCACGGCGCAGGTCGCGCCTTACGCGATCATGCTGGTGGTACTGATCACGCGCCCGCACGGCCTCTTCGCGCAAGTCCGGCAGAAGAAGGTGTGA